The following are encoded together in the Bradyrhizobium algeriense genome:
- a CDS encoding type II toxin-antitoxin system RelE/ParE family toxin, with the protein MNTLIRSSVFSDWLNSLKDQKAKARILHRLSQASLGNFGDCEPVGEGVSEMRIHHGPGFRVYFVRDGAAVYVLLCGGDKSSQRRDIAKAKRMARELKESGR; encoded by the coding sequence ATGAACACGCTCATTCGGTCATCCGTCTTTTCCGATTGGCTGAATAGCTTGAAAGATCAGAAGGCCAAGGCGCGGATACTGCACCGGTTGTCGCAAGCCTCCCTGGGCAATTTCGGGGATTGCGAGCCGGTAGGCGAAGGCGTCTCGGAAATGCGTATCCACCATGGTCCGGGATTCCGTGTCTATTTCGTGCGTGATGGTGCCGCCGTCTATGTGCTGCTTTGCGGTGGCGACAAGTCCAGCCAGCGCCGCGATATCGCCAAGGCAAAGCGCATGGCGAGGGAATTGAAGGAGAGCGGGCGATGA
- a CDS encoding addiction module antidote protein, which produces MKKAKAKGNVKENVKANANAKVTYAPFEVADYLDSEEAIAEYLSLAARDENPGVLLKALGDVAKARGMAEVAKASGLGRESLYKTLAPGAKPRFETIATIMRALNVGFSIESRLPVRAKKARKLKAA; this is translated from the coding sequence ATGAAGAAGGCCAAAGCCAAGGGAAACGTAAAGGAAAACGTCAAGGCAAACGCGAACGCAAAGGTCACTTACGCGCCATTCGAGGTCGCTGACTATCTCGATAGTGAGGAAGCGATTGCGGAATATCTTTCGCTCGCAGCCCGCGACGAAAACCCCGGCGTATTGCTCAAGGCGCTTGGTGACGTGGCCAAGGCGCGCGGCATGGCCGAGGTCGCGAAGGCGTCCGGTCTCGGCCGCGAAAGCCTCTACAAGACGCTGGCACCGGGTGCCAAGCCGCGTTTCGAAACGATTGCCACCATCATGCGGGCGCTGAATGTCGGGTTTTCAATCGAAAGCAGGTTGCCAGTGCGAGCGAAGAAGGCCCGCAAGTTGAAAGCGGCGTAG
- a CDS encoding HGGxSTG domain-containing protein, with translation MLASPRCGAKTRASGACRSPAVHGRKRCRMHGGAQGSGAPRANQNARKHGLFTRDAIAERRQIRALLGETRKLLGEMK, from the coding sequence ATGCTGGCGAGCCCGCGTTGTGGCGCCAAAACCCGCGCCAGTGGCGCGTGCCGTTCGCCGGCGGTGCACGGCAGGAAGCGCTGCCGCATGCATGGCGGAGCACAGGGGTCCGGCGCGCCAAGAGCAAACCAGAACGCGCGCAAGCACGGCCTGTTCACCAGGGATGCGATCGCCGAGCGAAGGCAGATTCGGGCTTTGTTGGGTGAAACGCGGAAGCTGCTGGGGGAGATGAAGTGA